The following proteins are co-located in the Bacteroidales bacterium genome:
- a CDS encoding efflux RND transporter periplasmic adaptor subunit produces the protein MKKTIIITALVVILTSVGLTVFVRMTTDSGKEALAFAEAKRGTFEISVSNTGELIAENSIDIKGPNVVMNMNFRAAPIKITDLVPEGTIVRKGDYIATLDRSNYNNTLKDEMDILKKNLSDLEMKILDTAVVLSSLRDEIRNQQFVVEEASITVDQSRFEPPAVQRQASLRLDREQRLYTQKKKIYSLRSAQSISEIRAQKLITDNQNSKVQDLQAVLAGFTITAPTDGMVIYKKDRMGNKIKTGSILNPWEPVVATLPDLSSMLSKIYVSEIEVTKVKKGQPVHITIDAFQGKSYSGKVAQIANIGEQLTNSDSKVFEVLVKIDDSDPGLRPAMTTSNKVITGKFENVVYIPEESLHAGADSVPYVYTKNGTKQVVIPGVSNEKNIIIEQGLDAGDILWISTPEDVKDFLLAGSDLIPVIKEREKARRLEMKTKRADKVLLTQTDNKTLPVESGRGGTSVSTVSSGIN, from the coding sequence ATGAAGAAAACAATAATAATTACTGCACTGGTTGTTATACTGACTTCTGTGGGTCTGACTGTGTTTGTCAGGATGACCACAGACAGCGGGAAAGAAGCTTTGGCTTTTGCAGAGGCAAAAAGAGGAACTTTTGAGATATCAGTCTCAAATACAGGGGAACTTATTGCTGAAAATTCAATCGATATCAAGGGCCCTAATGTGGTAATGAATATGAATTTCAGGGCTGCACCAATAAAGATTACAGACCTGGTGCCAGAAGGTACCATTGTTAGGAAAGGTGATTATATAGCAACTCTTGACAGATCAAACTATAACAATACCCTTAAGGATGAGATGGATATCCTTAAAAAGAATCTATCTGACCTTGAAATGAAGATCCTTGATACAGCAGTTGTCTTAAGTTCTTTACGCGATGAGATCAGAAATCAGCAGTTTGTTGTTGAGGAAGCCTCTATCACAGTCGATCAGTCACGGTTTGAACCTCCTGCTGTACAGCGGCAGGCATCATTGAGACTTGACAGGGAACAGCGTCTGTATACTCAGAAAAAGAAGATTTATTCGCTCAGATCGGCTCAGAGCATTTCAGAGATAAGAGCTCAGAAACTAATAACGGATAATCAGAATTCAAAAGTTCAGGACCTGCAGGCTGTGTTAGCGGGATTTACAATCACAGCCCCTACTGATGGTATGGTTATTTACAAGAAAGACAGGATGGGAAACAAGATTAAAACAGGATCGATTCTTAATCCATGGGAACCTGTGGTAGCGACTTTGCCTGATTTATCATCAATGTTATCAAAAATATATGTCAGTGAGATTGAGGTAACAAAGGTGAAAAAGGGACAACCTGTTCACATAACTATTGATGCTTTTCAGGGTAAATCATATTCAGGAAAGGTTGCACAGATAGCCAATATAGGTGAACAGCTGACCAATTCAGATTCAAAAGTCTTTGAAGTTCTTGTGAAAATAGATGATTCTGATCCGGGATTACGACCAGCCATGACAACAAGTAACAAAGTGATAACAGGTAAATTTGAGAATGTGGTATATATTCCCGAGGAGAGCCTGCATGCCGGGGCTGACAGTGTTCCATATGTTTACACTAAGAATGGAACGAAACAGGTTGTTATTCCGGGAGTTTCGAATGAGAAAAATATTATCATTGAGCAGGGACTCGATGCAGGTGACATACTATGGATCTCAACACCTGAAGATGTGAAAGATTTTTTGCTTGCAGGATCTGATCTGATACCGGTTATTAAGGAACGTGAAAAGGCAAGGCGACTTGAAATGAAAACTAAAAGAGCGGATAAAGTACTTCTTACTCAAACTGATAACAAGACCTTACCAGTCGAGTCCGGTCGCGGCGGTACATCTGTATCAACTGTTTCTTCCGGTATTAACTAA
- a CDS encoding GMC family oxidoreductase, translated as MTYDYIVIGSGFGGSVASLRLAEKGYSVLTIEQGKRFNPEDFPKSNWNLAKYLWVPALRFFGFQKLSFYSTASILSGTGVGGGSLVYANTLYIPPDEFFNNLSWHRFGDWKTLLEPFYDKASFMLGRKKYSKMNIEDQMLEEVSTDMDAHETFESVFVGVNIDGSETESDPYFNGLGPLRKGCIECGGCMVGCRENAKNTLDRNYLWFAEKMGVEILPETKVEKISFVDNQYIIETKNITSLFLKKKKTFKAKGIIVAGGALGTLDLLLKQKYKYSTLPLLSDKLGHELRTNAETLCAVSGASQKLNNGLAITSVFSPDAFTHVEIVKYPDKSNAMKWFFGLSVAGASTPLKRTLLLFKKSITHPYLFLKTLFNFSWSSNMVIFLVMQSADNAMRMVWKNNLFGGKMKINNRGQKRVPAYIPIGQEVMERYAKKVTGISQNILLEVFFDRPTTAHILGGCPMSESGDTGVVDKNLKVHGYPDFYITDGSVIQGNIGVNPSFTITAMAEYCMSKIPVKPGHNISDISKQLLILEEIWKQKKSA; from the coding sequence ATGACATACGATTATATTGTAATTGGTTCAGGATTCGGAGGAAGCGTTGCCAGTCTGCGTCTCGCTGAAAAGGGCTACTCAGTTCTTACCATTGAGCAGGGTAAACGATTCAATCCGGAAGATTTTCCAAAGTCAAACTGGAACCTGGCGAAATACCTCTGGGTACCTGCATTACGTTTTTTTGGCTTTCAGAAATTATCATTCTACTCAACAGCTAGCATTCTAAGCGGTACAGGTGTTGGCGGCGGAAGTCTTGTTTATGCCAATACACTCTATATTCCTCCTGATGAGTTTTTTAACAACTTATCGTGGCACCGTTTTGGTGACTGGAAGACTCTTCTTGAACCCTTTTACGACAAGGCCTCATTTATGCTCGGCAGGAAGAAATATTCAAAAATGAATATTGAAGACCAGATGCTTGAGGAGGTTTCAACGGATATGGATGCTCATGAGACCTTTGAGTCCGTGTTTGTCGGTGTAAATATTGACGGATCGGAAACTGAATCGGATCCGTATTTTAACGGACTTGGCCCTCTCCGCAAAGGCTGTATTGAATGTGGCGGATGCATGGTTGGCTGCAGGGAAAATGCAAAAAACACTCTTGACAGAAATTACCTCTGGTTTGCAGAAAAGATGGGAGTGGAGATCCTTCCTGAAACCAAAGTCGAAAAAATCTCTTTTGTTGACAATCAATATATTATTGAAACAAAGAATATTACATCTCTTTTTTTGAAAAAGAAGAAGACCTTCAAAGCTAAAGGGATTATTGTTGCCGGTGGTGCTTTAGGAACGCTCGACCTTCTTCTTAAACAGAAGTACAAGTATTCGACTCTCCCGCTTCTTTCTGACAAACTGGGACATGAACTCCGAACCAATGCTGAAACGCTGTGTGCGGTGTCTGGTGCTTCTCAAAAACTTAATAATGGTCTGGCCATTACTTCAGTTTTCAGTCCCGATGCATTTACCCATGTTGAAATTGTCAAATATCCCGACAAATCAAATGCTATGAAGTGGTTTTTTGGACTCTCTGTAGCCGGGGCTTCAACACCTCTTAAAAGAACATTATTGCTTTTTAAGAAGAGCATTACACATCCTTATCTATTCCTGAAGACACTCTTCAATTTCAGCTGGTCATCCAACATGGTAATATTCCTTGTCATGCAATCGGCAGATAATGCAATGAGAATGGTCTGGAAAAATAATCTCTTTGGCGGTAAGATGAAGATAAACAACCGGGGACAAAAAAGGGTCCCGGCCTATATTCCGATCGGACAGGAGGTAATGGAACGATATGCAAAAAAAGTAACGGGGATCTCTCAGAATATCCTGCTTGAAGTCTTCTTTGACAGACCTACTACTGCTCATATTCTTGGAGGCTGCCCAATGTCGGAATCAGGTGATACCGGAGTGGTTGATAAGAACCTGAAGGTACATGGCTACCCTGATTTCTATATAACAGATGGCTCTGTTATTCAGGGTAATATAGGTGTTAATCCAAGTTTTACAATTACAGCAATGGCAGAATACTGCATGAGCAAAATTCCTGTTAAACCAGGACATAACATTTCAGATATTTCAAAACAATTATTGATTCTTGAAGAAATATGGAAACAGAAGAAATCAGCATAA
- a CDS encoding tryptophan-rich sensory protein has product MMKYINLVFFTGMIVMNYLANALPLNNKNTGELSDSFPNLFVPAGITFSIWGIIYILLLIYTIVQFTGSNQITISKISLAFGISCVLNALWIVTWHYGKLPLSLLVMAGMLVSLIYINMAIQDLPFGIIKSAFGIYLGWICIATIANVTALLVSYNWIGFGLSQEAWTIIMISIGAIIVALTVYRISNPFIGLSVIWAFTGIIIKRQDDYKSIVIAAAAAIVVVGAVTIWGFFRKTTGIAA; this is encoded by the coding sequence ATGATGAAATATATAAACCTTGTTTTTTTTACAGGAATGATAGTGATGAACTATCTGGCTAATGCGCTTCCTCTGAATAATAAGAACACCGGCGAACTTTCAGACTCATTTCCGAATCTGTTTGTACCGGCAGGAATTACATTTTCAATCTGGGGAATAATCTATATACTTCTTCTGATTTATACAATTGTGCAATTTACAGGATCGAACCAGATAACAATTTCGAAGATCAGCCTTGCTTTTGGAATATCATGTGTCCTGAATGCTTTATGGATTGTGACATGGCATTACGGCAAACTTCCTCTTTCTCTTCTTGTTATGGCCGGCATGCTCGTGTCGCTGATATATATTAACATGGCTATTCAGGATTTGCCTTTCGGAATTATCAAATCTGCTTTCGGCATCTACCTCGGTTGGATCTGTATAGCAACTATAGCCAACGTTACCGCGCTTCTTGTAAGTTATAACTGGATTGGATTTGGATTATCCCAGGAAGCCTGGACTATTATAATGATATCAATTGGTGCTATAATTGTTGCATTAACTGTTTACAGGATAAGCAATCCGTTTATCGGACTTTCAGTGATATGGGCATTTACAGGGATCATCATAAAACGACAGGATGACTATAAATCAATAGTAATTGCTGCGGCAGCGGCTATTGTGGTGGTTGGTGCTGTAACTATTTGGGGATTCTTCAGGAAGACCACAGGTATTGCTGCTTAA
- a CDS encoding transporter suffix domain-containing protein yields the protein MTISCISFILIFIMPWFDYTKAQIAGITTVLIIIGEVLFYVSIFILGKAFYAKIKEKVFFWRPKPKGDEQLIDPENKDQF from the coding sequence TTGACTATCTCCTGTATCTCATTCATACTGATATTCATAATGCCATGGTTTGATTACACAAAAGCACAGATTGCAGGCATTACAACAGTATTGATAATTATTGGTGAGGTTCTGTTTTATGTGAGCATTTTCATTCTTGGGAAAGCGTTTTATGCCAAGATAAAGGAAAAAGTATTCTTTTGGAGGCCAAAACCAAAAGGAGATGAACAATTAATTGATCCGGAAAATAAAGACCAGTTTTAA
- a CDS encoding glucosylceramidase, producing the protein MKNRLLMIVTIVTISIVTGYSQNSKKQYVESWVTNADRSALFQKQTDSVFFGTSRGGGATIIIDEAQQFQEIDGFGYAITGGTAELLMKMSPAARRKILNEVFALNDNNIGVSYLRLSIGSSDLNSFTFSYNDLKENETDFELKKFSLSQDLKDVVPVMKEILSINPDIKILGSPWSAPVWMKTNNNIRGGALKKECYDVYARYFVKYIQAMKEQGITIDAVTVQNEPLNTNNTPSMRWFWNEQADFIKYNLGPAFNKAGLKTKIILFDHNLDRIDYPLAILNDPDVSKYVDGSGFHHYGGEIAAMADLHIARPDKHLYFTEQMVVERPGDKTINIAAQVKRLIIGTTRSWSRNVILWNLAADPKNDPHTDNGGCSMCQGALTLDGDNVSRNLAYYNIAHASKFVRPGSVRIGSTNTGDKSVSITQDEESQGIRRAAIIENSPVLPNVAFRTPDGKIVLIVVNDTYTVSSFRIQYNGMLASVRLSPGAAGTYVWEAGN; encoded by the coding sequence ATGAAGAATAGATTACTCATGATTGTAACAATTGTTACAATTTCAATTGTAACAGGTTATTCCCAGAATTCTAAAAAACAATATGTAGAATCGTGGGTTACAAATGCTGACAGGTCTGCCTTATTCCAGAAACAGACTGATAGTGTCTTCTTCGGAACCAGCAGAGGCGGTGGTGCTACTATAATTATTGATGAAGCACAGCAATTCCAGGAGATAGACGGTTTCGGCTATGCGATAACAGGCGGCACTGCTGAGCTTCTAATGAAAATGAGTCCGGCAGCCAGAAGAAAAATTCTGAATGAAGTTTTTGCTCTAAATGATAACAACATAGGCGTCAGTTATTTACGTCTCAGCATAGGTTCTTCTGATCTGAACAGCTTTACCTTTTCATACAATGATCTTAAAGAAAATGAAACCGACTTCGAACTGAAGAAGTTTTCTCTTTCGCAGGATCTGAAAGATGTAGTTCCTGTTATGAAAGAGATACTCTCCATTAATCCTGATATTAAAATACTCGGATCGCCATGGTCTGCACCAGTATGGATGAAAACCAACAATAATATTAGAGGTGGTGCTCTGAAGAAAGAGTGTTATGATGTATATGCCAGGTATTTTGTAAAATACATACAGGCAATGAAAGAACAGGGGATAACAATTGATGCTGTCACCGTTCAGAATGAGCCATTGAATACAAACAACACACCTAGCATGAGGTGGTTCTGGAATGAACAGGCAGATTTTATCAAATATAATCTCGGACCGGCATTCAATAAGGCCGGACTAAAAACAAAAATCATCCTTTTCGATCATAATCTCGATCGCATCGACTATCCTCTCGCGATTCTGAATGACCCTGATGTATCAAAGTATGTAGATGGAAGCGGTTTTCACCACTATGGCGGAGAAATTGCCGCGATGGCTGATCTTCATATTGCGCGTCCTGATAAACACCTCTATTTCACTGAACAGATGGTAGTTGAACGTCCGGGTGACAAAACAATAAATATTGCTGCGCAGGTTAAAAGGCTCATTATAGGTACAACGCGAAGCTGGAGCAGGAATGTCATACTATGGAACCTGGCTGCTGATCCGAAGAATGATCCTCATACCGATAATGGAGGCTGTTCAATGTGTCAGGGTGCGCTTACTCTTGATGGTGATAATGTATCAAGAAACCTGGCATACTACAATATTGCACATGCATCAAAATTTGTGAGACCGGGATCTGTCCGCATCGGATCGACAAATACCGGGGATAAATCTGTCAGTATAACCCAGGACGAGGAATCCCAGGGAATCAGACGGGCTGCAATAATTGAAAACTCACCTGTACTTCCAAATGTCGCATTCAGAACACCTGATGGCAAAATTGTACTTATTGTTGTAAATGATACTTATACTGTTTCGTCATTCAGAATCCAGTACAATGGAATGTTAGCTTCAGTGAGATTGAGTCCGGGGGCAGCAGGGACTTATGTTTGGGAGGCGGGGAATTAG
- a CDS encoding aldehyde dehydrogenase family protein — METEEISIILENQRRFFASGKTLDVSYRIAILKKLRSLILENEQDIADALWKDFHKPEFEVIATESRFVLKELNHTISRLKRWSHKRRVRTPLVHFLSHSYISPQPYGQVLVLSPWNFPFQLAFMPLIGAIAAGNCVVLKVSQQVPAIAKVMEKILSFLPVEHVAYVYGDHTVSDQLLDYKFDYIFFTGSPRIGKHVMQKASQNLTPLSLELGGKNPCVVTADARLDYAAKRIAWGKLINCGQTCVSPDYLLIDKKVQDRFLELITQEIRNFYGEDPEKSNDFARVINSAGVKRLEALMKAGNIVTGGICKPGSGYVSPTIIKNVKPDDAIMQEEIFGPVLPVIGFENIEEIYPIIDMNPKPLATYIFSTSKKTIREFMMRTQSGSASINETVMQIASPYLPYGGIGSSGMGRYHGKKSFETFSNMRSVLVKSNLLDIWLRYPPYSKFKTKIVSFLMK, encoded by the coding sequence ATGGAAACAGAAGAAATCAGCATAATTCTCGAAAATCAGCGAAGATTCTTTGCTTCAGGAAAGACGCTTGATGTTTCTTACAGGATTGCGATCCTGAAAAAACTGCGTTCTTTAATACTTGAAAATGAACAGGATATTGCAGATGCTCTCTGGAAGGATTTTCATAAACCGGAATTCGAAGTTATAGCCACCGAATCGAGATTTGTATTAAAGGAACTGAATCACACTATTTCGCGTCTTAAAAGGTGGTCGCATAAAAGAAGGGTTAGGACTCCCTTAGTTCATTTCCTTTCGCATAGTTATATTTCTCCCCAGCCATATGGGCAGGTTCTTGTATTATCTCCATGGAACTTTCCGTTTCAGCTGGCTTTCATGCCACTTATAGGAGCCATTGCAGCAGGTAATTGTGTTGTTCTGAAAGTCTCACAGCAGGTACCAGCCATTGCAAAAGTAATGGAGAAGATTCTGAGTTTTCTTCCGGTTGAACATGTTGCATATGTTTATGGCGATCACACTGTTAGCGACCAGTTACTTGATTATAAGTTTGATTATATTTTCTTCACAGGCAGTCCGCGTATCGGTAAACATGTTATGCAGAAAGCATCACAGAATCTAACACCGTTATCGCTCGAACTTGGAGGCAAAAACCCATGTGTTGTTACTGCAGATGCACGACTCGATTACGCTGCAAAAAGAATTGCCTGGGGCAAGCTGATCAATTGCGGACAAACCTGTGTCAGTCCCGATTACCTGCTGATTGATAAAAAAGTACAGGATAGATTTCTTGAGCTTATTACACAGGAAATCAGGAATTTCTATGGAGAAGATCCTGAGAAAAGTAATGATTTTGCGAGAGTAATAAACTCTGCAGGCGTAAAACGGCTCGAGGCTTTAATGAAGGCTGGAAATATTGTCACCGGCGGAATATGCAAACCCGGTTCAGGGTATGTTTCTCCCACAATAATAAAAAATGTAAAACCCGATGATGCCATTATGCAGGAAGAGATCTTCGGGCCTGTTTTGCCAGTTATCGGTTTTGAGAATATTGAGGAGATCTATCCGATTATTGACATGAATCCTAAACCACTCGCTACCTACATATTTTCAACGAGTAAAAAGACAATCAGGGAATTCATGATGAGGACTCAGTCGGGTAGTGCCAGTATCAACGAAACAGTGATGCAGATAGCCTCACCATATCTTCCGTACGGAGGAATCGGAAGCAGCGGAATGGGAAGGTATCATGGAAAGAAATCATTTGAGACCTTCTCTAATATGCGGTCAGTACTCGTCAAGTCAAACCTTTTGGATATCTGGCTCCGCTATCCTCCATACTCAAAATTCAAGACTAAGATTGTCAGTTTCCTTATGAAGTAA
- a CDS encoding putative transporter gives MTWLIDLFLKETVAHTILVYSLIIVIGVFLGKLKVSGISLGITFVLFAGLAAGHFGLSANHLVIEFVKDFGLILFVFSIGLQVGPGFFSSFKKGGLSLNLMAMIIVLLGGATTLALHYITGKSLPMLVGVMSGAVTNTPGLGAAQQALVQISGSAPVPEIGLGYAVAYPFGVLGIILTMFAIRKFLGINVQKEIEQFNLDLHPTETLPEKRSILVTNPGIFNKTIFEISKIINREVVVSRILRNGELILAASDTEVQENDIILVVTQKGSISEVVSIIGKESDMDISAKSGSLISRRIMVTNKDVFGKDLGSLKLRTRYNINITRVYRSGIELVATPNLILQMGDRLTVVGDEKSMEKVIAQLGNSIKRLNEPNIVPIFIGILLGVILGSIPFHIPGIANPIRLGLAGGPLIVAILLSKYGYKFSLVSYTTPSANLMLREIGIVLFLASVGLVAGEKFIPTLLSGDGLIWMGYGALITLLPLLIVGFFTRIYLGKNYLEICGLLSGSMTDPPALAFANSIAQSEAPAVAYATVYPLVMFLRIFVAQLLVLLFI, from the coding sequence ATGACCTGGCTGATTGATCTGTTTCTTAAAGAAACTGTTGCGCATACAATACTGGTTTACAGCTTAATAATTGTAATCGGGGTATTTCTGGGAAAACTAAAAGTATCCGGGATTTCGCTGGGCATCACATTTGTACTTTTTGCTGGTCTGGCTGCAGGCCATTTCGGATTGTCTGCAAACCACCTTGTCATTGAATTTGTAAAGGACTTTGGGCTGATCCTGTTTGTATTTTCAATCGGGCTGCAGGTTGGGCCGGGATTTTTCTCTTCATTTAAAAAGGGAGGCCTATCACTTAATCTCATGGCAATGATTATTGTCCTGCTGGGCGGAGCAACAACACTGGCTCTTCATTACATAACAGGCAAATCACTTCCGATGCTTGTCGGAGTAATGTCGGGAGCTGTAACAAATACACCCGGACTCGGTGCTGCACAACAGGCTCTTGTACAGATTTCCGGTAGTGCACCTGTCCCTGAAATCGGACTCGGTTACGCAGTCGCTTACCCTTTTGGCGTGCTTGGCATAATTCTTACAATGTTCGCAATCAGAAAGTTCCTGGGTATTAACGTTCAGAAAGAAATAGAACAATTTAACCTTGATCTGCATCCGACAGAGACTCTGCCTGAAAAAAGAAGCATACTGGTTACAAATCCGGGGATATTCAATAAAACGATCTTTGAGATCTCGAAGATAATAAACCGGGAAGTTGTTGTTTCGAGAATACTTCGCAACGGAGAGCTGATACTTGCTGCCTCTGATACTGAAGTGCAGGAGAACGATATTATCCTTGTCGTTACCCAGAAGGGTTCAATATCAGAAGTAGTAAGTATAATCGGCAAGGAAAGCGATATGGACATTTCAGCAAAATCGGGCTCACTGATATCCCGCCGTATAATGGTAACAAACAAGGATGTCTTTGGCAAAGATCTCGGGTCGCTGAAACTAAGAACCAGATATAATATAAACATTACACGTGTATATCGGTCAGGAATAGAGCTTGTAGCCACTCCGAATCTAATATTGCAAATGGGTGACAGACTTACAGTTGTAGGTGATGAGAAGTCAATGGAAAAAGTGATAGCACAACTGGGGAATTCAATAAAAAGACTTAATGAACCCAATATTGTACCAATTTTCATTGGAATACTTCTGGGCGTTATCCTGGGAAGCATTCCATTTCATATCCCCGGAATTGCTAATCCGATACGGCTTGGTCTTGCAGGCGGACCGCTCATTGTAGCGATCTTATTAAGTAAATACGGTTATAAGTTCTCACTTGTTTCATATACCACACCAAGTGCAAATCTAATGCTCCGCGAAATCGGGATTGTCCTGTTCCTTGCCAGCGTTGGACTTGTTGCAGGTGAGAAATTCATTCCAACACTTCTTTCTGGTGACGGACTAATCTGGATGGGATATGGTGCCCTGATAACATTGCTGCCGCTTCTGATTGTAGGGTTTTTCACAAGAATATACCTTGGCAAAAATTACCTCGAGATCTGCGGTTTGCTTTCAGGCAGCATGACTGATCCCCCTGCCCTCGCATTTGCCAATAGTATCGCCCAGTCTGAAGCACCGGCGGTAGCATATGCAACTGTTTATCCGCTGGTAATGTTCCTGAGAATTTTTGTTGCGCAGCTGTTGGTGTTGTTGTTTATTTAA
- a CDS encoding Nif3-like dinuclear metal center hexameric protein produces the protein MKTILKAFVIIISIAITVPVYGQNSAGQIIETIISKTGSQKIPGTVDVIKEGNPETPVTGIVTTMFATMDVLKKAVEKKCNLIIVHEPLYYNHTDQTTQFQNDPVYLEKSRYIKENNLVIWRFHDYIHSIKPDGIMSGMVKKLQWEKYVVNGNLSQYLLPETTLEELLKYLKQIFPSNAFYVIGNRDMKLSRVRFAAGAPGSSTHMRLLREEDVDVVLAGESPQWETYEYTRDAVSQGRNKAIIFLGHISSEEAGMDFCASWVKTFIKDVPVVFVESGPAYWSY, from the coding sequence ATGAAGACGATATTAAAGGCTTTTGTTATTATTATTTCAATCGCAATAACTGTTCCTGTTTACGGACAGAATTCGGCAGGGCAGATTATTGAAACGATTATCAGTAAGACCGGGAGCCAGAAGATACCAGGTACTGTTGATGTTATAAAGGAAGGAAATCCCGAAACACCTGTTACAGGAATAGTTACAACAATGTTCGCTACAATGGATGTTCTGAAAAAGGCGGTTGAAAAAAAGTGTAACCTGATTATCGTGCATGAGCCTTTATACTATAATCATACAGATCAGACAACCCAGTTTCAGAATGATCCGGTCTACCTTGAAAAGAGCCGGTATATTAAGGAAAACAATCTGGTTATCTGGAGGTTTCACGATTATATCCACAGCATCAAACCAGATGGAATCATGTCGGGGATGGTAAAAAAACTGCAATGGGAAAAGTATGTGGTAAATGGTAATCTGTCGCAGTATCTTTTACCAGAGACTACGCTTGAAGAATTGCTTAAATACCTGAAGCAAATCTTTCCGTCAAATGCCTTTTATGTCATCGGCAACAGGGATATGAAACTTTCCAGGGTAAGGTTTGCTGCCGGTGCTCCGGGTAGTTCTACACATATGAGATTACTAAGGGAAGAAGACGTTGATGTCGTACTCGCAGGGGAATCGCCTCAGTGGGAAACATATGAGTACACCCGCGACGCTGTTTCACAGGGAAGAAACAAGGCAATAATCTTCCTGGGACATATCTCATCAGAAGAGGCAGGAATGGATTTTTGTGCATCGTGGGTGAAGACTTTTATTAAAGATGTTCCGGTAGTGTTTGTTGAGAGCGGGCCGGCTTATTGGTCGTACTAG
- a CDS encoding TfoX/Sxy family protein encodes MKSLTELPNIGKTLADKLIAAGINNDKELIETGSENAIIRLATIENSGVCINMLYALEGAIQGIRWHNLDRERKQELLEFYNLLQAAKNSHSQTIN; translated from the coding sequence ATGAAATCCCTGACAGAACTTCCAAATATTGGTAAAACCCTTGCTGATAAACTTATAGCTGCAGGAATAAATAACGATAAAGAACTGATTGAAACCGGAAGCGAGAATGCAATTATAAGATTAGCCACGATTGAAAACAGCGGGGTATGCATTAATATGCTCTATGCTCTTGAAGGAGCAATTCAGGGTATAAGATGGCACAATCTCGACAGAGAAAGAAAGCAGGAACTTTTAGAATTCTACAACTTGCTGCAGGCCGCAAAAAATTCCCATTCTCAAACCATAAATTAG